One genomic segment of Deltaproteobacteria bacterium includes these proteins:
- a CDS encoding VTT domain-containing protein: MGELVVYIRIYGGIAIFAASLIENLGVPFPAYPLIILAAAFAASGILSLPGIIAAAVLGAIGGDIAWYYLGRHRGVGVLSHLCRVSFNPDACLERAVDGFHRRKVATILFAKFLPGVNLIMPPLAGVSKMPILAFLALDGAGATLWAGSAAALGWTFGEEIAESARGIQGWTGWILLAGIGASLAWRLGFRYYLVHAFSAPRVMPEEVHRRLASGDDLLVVDLRRDNDYASSDSMIAGALRVRPASFHRFAHHLPRDRDIVFYCT, translated from the coding sequence GTGGGAGAACTCGTCGTTTACATACGAATATACGGCGGCATCGCGATTTTCGCCGCGAGCCTGATCGAGAACCTCGGCGTCCCCTTCCCCGCCTATCCGCTCATCATTCTTGCAGCCGCCTTTGCGGCTTCGGGGATACTCTCCCTTCCGGGGATAATTGCGGCCGCCGTTCTCGGAGCGATCGGGGGCGACATCGCCTGGTACTACCTGGGGCGGCATCGGGGCGTCGGGGTGCTCTCTCATCTTTGCAGGGTCTCCTTCAACCCGGATGCATGCCTCGAGCGCGCAGTGGACGGTTTCCATCGGCGCAAGGTCGCGACCATACTTTTCGCCAAATTCCTCCCCGGCGTGAACCTCATCATGCCTCCCCTTGCCGGGGTCTCGAAGATGCCCATCCTTGCATTTCTCGCTCTCGACGGAGCGGGCGCGACGCTTTGGGCGGGAAGCGCCGCCGCGCTCGGGTGGACGTTCGGCGAGGAGATCGCCGAGTCCGCGCGCGGAATCCAGGGCTGGACGGGATGGATCCTTCTTGCCGGGATCGGCGCCTCTCTGGCCTGGCGGCTCGGGTTCCGCTACTACCTCGTTCACGCGTTTTCCGCCCCGCGCGTGATGCCCGAGGAAGTCCACCGGAGACTCGCATCGGGGGACGACCTGCTGGTCGTCGACCTGCGAAGGGACAACGATTACGCATCGTCCGACAGCATGATCGCCGGCGCCTTGCGCGTCCGCCCCGCATCCTTCCACCGGTTCGCCCACCATCTGCCCCGTGACCGCGACATCGTTTTTTACTGCACCTGA
- a CDS encoding PaaI family thioesterase produces the protein MEQAFSDRMKEKMKTPPVAVLVGIRSLSFGGGEAVLEMKADKRHHNPMGTVHGGILCDLADLAMGYAFATTLGPGESFTTLELKVNFLRPVFDEKLTAKAKVTHRGRTVGMVEFDVTNEAGKTVARGSSTCTVLSGEAAKGR, from the coding sequence ATGGAGCAGGCCTTTTCGGATCGGATGAAGGAAAAGATGAAGACGCCGCCGGTGGCCGTCCTCGTGGGGATCCGCTCGCTGTCGTTCGGAGGCGGCGAAGCAGTACTGGAGATGAAAGCCGACAAGCGCCATCACAACCCGATGGGGACGGTCCACGGCGGGATCCTGTGCGACCTCGCGGACCTCGCGATGGGATACGCGTTCGCAACGACTCTCGGGCCGGGCGAATCGTTCACGACCCTTGAACTCAAGGTCAATTTCCTGAGACCCGTTTTCGACGAGAAATTGACGGCTAAAGCGAAGGTGACGCACAGGGGAAGGACGGTCGGCATGGTGGAGTTCGACGTGACGAACGAGGCCGGAAAAACGGTGGCGCGCGGCTCCTCCACATGCACGGTGCTCTCGGGCGAAGCAGCAAAAGGGAGATGA